The Candidatus Dechloromonas phosphoritropha genome includes a region encoding these proteins:
- a CDS encoding RNB domain-containing ribonuclease — translation MNVLFEEDGGFKAGSIMADNDSSLQVEMPTGKRSKIKAATVLLRFDKPAAGNLLEQATPLAEEIEPDFLWECVNDGEFSFLDFARDYYGHDPAPVEATAVLLAVHAAPVYFHRKGKGRFRKAPPEILTAALASLEKKRQQALAMDAWIAELKEFRLPPEIGTLTDALLYAPDRNKPETKAFETACGETGLTAAQLLFKCGAIKSAYHLHFKRFLHEQFPKGIAFPALEAPTLPRDLPRADVRAFSIDDASTTEIDDALSVVKLPGIGSRIGIHIAAPGMAIEHGSPLDGVSRARLSTVYMPGNKITMLPDAVVQNYTLTGGVDCPAVSLYLTVNDVFELISHESRLEMVHIATNLRHHDVEPWFNTETVNGPLPEMPFKDELVHLWHFANACEGRRGKPSATQGINDYNFEIIGDLADPDACTVEISERKRGSPLDKLVAELMIVANSIWGGLLADKNIACLYRAQTQGKARMTTSPLPHEGLGVAQYAWMTSPLRRYCDLVNQWQLIACLKGETPPFSQKSAELFGTMRDFEATYGAYADFQRLIERYWCLRWLQQHGISEIDATVRREQLVKLAHLPLVLRIPSLPADIGQGRRVRLSVETIDLLGPELTCRYLSVMDEALAESIEEEVQ, via the coding sequence ATGAATGTATTGTTCGAAGAAGATGGCGGCTTCAAGGCCGGCAGTATCATGGCCGACAACGATAGCTCCTTGCAGGTCGAAATGCCGACCGGCAAGCGCAGCAAGATCAAGGCCGCGACGGTATTGCTGCGTTTCGACAAGCCAGCGGCGGGCAACCTGCTGGAACAGGCGACGCCGCTCGCCGAAGAGATCGAGCCGGATTTCCTGTGGGAATGCGTCAATGACGGCGAGTTCTCGTTTCTCGATTTCGCCCGCGATTACTACGGCCACGATCCGGCGCCGGTCGAAGCGACTGCGGTGCTGCTGGCTGTGCACGCGGCGCCCGTCTATTTTCACCGCAAAGGCAAAGGCCGCTTCCGCAAGGCGCCGCCCGAGATTCTCACGGCGGCGCTGGCCAGTCTGGAAAAGAAGCGCCAGCAGGCGCTGGCGATGGATGCCTGGATCGCCGAACTCAAGGAATTTCGGCTGCCGCCGGAAATTGGCACGCTGACCGACGCCCTGCTCTACGCGCCGGACCGCAACAAGCCGGAAACCAAGGCTTTCGAGACGGCCTGCGGCGAAACCGGTCTGACGGCGGCGCAACTGCTGTTCAAATGCGGCGCCATCAAGTCGGCCTATCATCTGCATTTCAAGCGCTTTCTGCACGAGCAGTTTCCTAAGGGCATCGCCTTCCCGGCGCTCGAAGCGCCGACGCTGCCGCGCGATCTGCCGCGTGCCGATGTCCGCGCCTTCTCGATCGACGACGCCAGCACCACCGAAATCGACGATGCGCTGTCGGTCGTCAAACTGCCCGGTATCGGCTCGCGCATCGGTATTCATATCGCCGCGCCTGGCATGGCTATCGAACACGGCTCGCCGCTCGATGGCGTCTCGCGTGCCCGGCTGTCGACGGTTTACATGCCCGGCAACAAGATCACCATGCTGCCCGATGCCGTGGTGCAGAACTACACGCTGACCGGCGGCGTCGATTGCCCGGCGGTCTCGCTCTATCTGACGGTCAACGACGTTTTCGAGCTGATTTCCCACGAATCGCGACTGGAGATGGTGCATATCGCCACCAACCTGCGCCATCACGATGTTGAGCCCTGGTTCAACACAGAAACGGTCAACGGGCCACTGCCCGAGATGCCGTTCAAGGATGAGTTGGTTCATCTGTGGCATTTCGCCAATGCCTGCGAAGGCCGGCGCGGCAAACCTTCGGCGACGCAGGGCATCAACGACTACAACTTCGAGATTATTGGCGACCTGGCCGATCCCGATGCCTGCACGGTCGAGATCAGCGAACGTAAGCGTGGCAGCCCGCTCGACAAGCTGGTTGCCGAACTGATGATCGTCGCCAACTCGATTTGGGGCGGCCTGCTCGCCGATAAGAACATTGCCTGCCTGTATCGTGCACAGACGCAGGGCAAGGCGCGCATGACCACCTCGCCATTGCCGCATGAAGGCCTGGGCGTGGCGCAATATGCCTGGATGACCTCGCCGCTACGCCGCTATTGCGATCTGGTCAATCAATGGCAGCTGATTGCCTGCCTGAAGGGCGAAACACCACCGTTTTCCCAGAAATCGGCCGAACTGTTTGGCACGATGCGCGATTTCGAGGCAACTTATGGCGCCTATGCCGATTTCCAGCGCCTGATAGAGCGTTACTGGTGCCTGCGCTGGCTGCAGCAGCACGGTATCAGCGAAATCGACGCGACGGTACGCCGCGAGCAACTGGTCAAGCTCGCTCATTTGCCACTGGTGCTGCGCATACCGTCGCTGCCGGCTGATATCGGGCAGGGTCGGCGGGTTCGCCTGTCAGTCGAGACCATCGACCTGCTTGGCCCGGAGCTCACTTGCCGCTATCTTTCCGTCATGGATGAAGCCTTGGCCGAATCGATAGAGGAGGAGGTTCAGTGA
- a CDS encoding esterase: MDRQLILYLHGFCSSPASAKSRLLGDYMAGRGLADRFVCPQLSTVPDEVIANISTLIEVADGPVTLVGSSLGGHYANHLAEKFGLNAVLINPAVVHRLEPEAFVGEHANFHTGERFIFTTQHAEQLAAQVVRPTPGRYWLLCETGDEVLDWQQAAEFYAGCRQTVLPGGDHSFTRFAEFMPQIIEFSGL; this comes from the coding sequence ATGGACCGTCAACTGATCCTTTACCTGCACGGCTTCTGCTCGTCGCCGGCCTCGGCCAAATCGCGGCTACTCGGCGACTACATGGCCGGGCGCGGACTGGCCGATCGCTTCGTCTGTCCGCAACTGTCCACGGTGCCTGACGAGGTGATCGCCAATATCAGCACCTTGATCGAGGTGGCTGACGGACCAGTGACGCTGGTCGGCTCGTCGCTAGGCGGGCACTACGCCAACCATCTGGCGGAGAAGTTCGGTCTGAACGCGGTGCTGATCAACCCGGCTGTGGTCCACCGGCTGGAGCCGGAGGCGTTCGTCGGCGAGCACGCCAATTTCCACACTGGCGAGCGCTTCATCTTCACCACCCAGCACGCAGAGCAACTGGCGGCCCAGGTCGTTCGCCCGACCCCCGGGCGTTACTGGCTGCTGTGCGAGACCGGCGACGAGGTTCTCGACTGGCAGCAGGCGGCCGAATTTTATGCCGGCTGCCGCCAGACAGTGCTGCCAGGGGGCGACCACAGCTTCACGCGGTTTGCCGAGTTCATGCCGCAAATCATTGAATTCTCGGGGTTATAA
- a CDS encoding undecaprenyl-diphosphate phosphatase: protein MDPILLLKALILGIVEGLTEFLPISSTGHLILAGDLLNFNDDRGKLFEIVIQSGAILAVVWEYRTRIVGVFRGLGHDRLANRLVLNLAIAFMPLAVLGLLFKKAIEAHLFKPVPVALAFIVGAFVIIWAERRTHAIRVETVDDMTSLDALKLGLAQACALIPGTSRSGATIIGGLLFGLSRKAATEFSFFLAIPTLFAATAYQLYKERALLSLDDLGMWVVGFVSAFISAFLCVRWLLRYISSHDFTVFAWYRIVFGIVVLATAHFGWVEWTVN from the coding sequence ATGGACCCGATTCTCCTGCTCAAAGCCCTCATCCTCGGCATCGTCGAGGGGCTGACCGAGTTCCTGCCGATTTCCTCGACCGGCCATCTGATTCTTGCCGGCGACCTGCTGAATTTCAATGACGATCGCGGCAAGCTGTTCGAGATCGTCATCCAATCGGGAGCGATCCTGGCTGTCGTCTGGGAGTATCGGACGCGGATTGTCGGGGTTTTTCGCGGTCTGGGCCACGACCGGTTGGCGAATCGGCTGGTGCTCAACCTCGCCATCGCCTTCATGCCACTCGCTGTACTCGGACTGCTTTTCAAGAAGGCAATCGAGGCCCATCTGTTCAAGCCGGTACCGGTGGCGCTCGCCTTCATCGTCGGCGCCTTCGTAATTATTTGGGCCGAGCGGCGAACGCATGCCATCCGCGTCGAAACCGTTGACGACATGACCTCGCTCGACGCGCTCAAACTGGGGCTGGCGCAGGCCTGCGCGCTAATTCCGGGCACCTCGCGTTCCGGCGCGACGATCATCGGCGGCCTGCTGTTCGGGCTTTCACGCAAGGCGGCGACCGAGTTTTCATTCTTCCTCGCCATTCCGACCCTGTTCGCAGCGACCGCTTACCAGTTGTACAAGGAACGCGCCCTGCTCAGCCTTGACGACCTCGGCATGTGGGTGGTCGGCTTCGTTTCCGCCTTTATTTCGGCATTCCTCTGCGTGCGCTGGTTGCTTCGTTACATATCCAGCCATGATTTCACGGTCTTTGCGTGGTATCGCATCGTGTTTGGTATCGTCGTGCTGGCGACTGCACATTTCGGCTGGGTTGAATGGACCGTCAACTGA
- a CDS encoding chloride channel protein, giving the protein MPRFERLRQYTLHLLDRAEHRVGQAQVYVRANQTYLLAQGRLWVGRAVFWLAAVAVGLAAVGFALLSEDAKHFFSKWVAEYPWLPFILTPAAGAGLLWVTRTYFPGAEGSGIPQVMAELKRPKTLAWRPLVSLRIAFGKVLVGIAAVGSGFSFGREGPTVQVGACLMSFVGRLLPTTLRIQQHHLLVAGGAAGIAAAFNTPLAGIVFAIEELSRSVESRMSGVVITAIVLAGVVAQAFLGNHNYFGYVTVLGETPDLLQTILLCALVSGMAGGTFARMLVLAATGWTGRVAEFKKVSPYRFAALLGLLIAGVGWASGGLTWGSGYAETRAVLASYESVPWYFGPAKFIATVAAYLTGLPGGIFAPSLAIGAGIGRDLAPLLSGQAIAPTVIVLCMVGFMAAATQAPITSFIIVMEMVNGYSLVMDLMATALIASTVSRLISRPLYLTLAENMIAQQEAATAASRPPTSSEKIS; this is encoded by the coding sequence ATGCCTCGATTTGAACGGCTGCGCCAATATACGCTGCACCTGCTTGATCGAGCGGAGCATCGCGTCGGCCAGGCACAAGTTTATGTGCGCGCCAATCAAACCTACCTTCTTGCCCAGGGGCGCCTGTGGGTTGGGCGGGCTGTTTTCTGGCTGGCGGCGGTCGCCGTGGGTCTGGCGGCGGTCGGGTTTGCACTGCTGTCGGAGGATGCGAAGCATTTCTTTTCCAAATGGGTTGCCGAATACCCGTGGCTACCCTTTATTCTGACGCCCGCCGCCGGCGCTGGCCTGCTCTGGGTGACGCGCACCTATTTTCCGGGGGCGGAAGGTTCCGGCATTCCGCAGGTGATGGCGGAACTGAAGCGGCCAAAGACTTTGGCATGGCGCCCGCTGGTTTCCTTGCGCATTGCCTTCGGCAAGGTGCTTGTCGGCATCGCTGCTGTCGGTTCGGGTTTTTCCTTTGGCCGGGAAGGCCCAACCGTGCAGGTAGGAGCTTGTCTGATGTCCTTTGTCGGGCGTCTTCTGCCGACGACCCTGCGTATCCAGCAGCATCACCTGCTGGTTGCCGGCGGCGCTGCCGGAATTGCCGCGGCGTTCAATACGCCCCTGGCCGGAATTGTCTTTGCGATTGAAGAGTTGTCGCGCAGCGTCGAGTCGCGCATGTCCGGCGTGGTCATTACGGCGATTGTGCTGGCCGGCGTAGTGGCACAGGCTTTTCTCGGCAACCACAATTATTTCGGTTACGTGACGGTGCTCGGTGAAACGCCGGATCTGCTCCAGACGATTCTGCTGTGCGCGCTGGTCAGCGGCATGGCCGGTGGAACCTTCGCGCGCATGCTGGTCCTGGCGGCGACTGGTTGGACCGGTCGTGTGGCCGAGTTCAAAAAAGTCAGTCCCTACCGTTTTGCCGCGCTGCTCGGCTTGCTCATCGCCGGTGTGGGCTGGGCCAGCGGCGGCCTGACCTGGGGGAGCGGCTACGCGGAAACGCGCGCGGTGCTGGCGTCGTATGAGTCGGTACCCTGGTATTTCGGGCCGGCCAAGTTCATCGCAACCGTGGCCGCCTACCTGACCGGGTTGCCTGGCGGCATTTTTGCACCGTCACTGGCCATCGGTGCCGGAATCGGACGTGATCTGGCTCCTCTCCTGAGTGGACAGGCCATCGCGCCGACGGTCATCGTGTTGTGCATGGTCGGCTTTATGGCAGCGGCGACGCAGGCGCCGATCACCTCGTTCATTATTGTCATGGAAATGGTCAATGGCTACAGCCTGGTCATGGACCTGATGGCCACCGCGCTGATTGCTTCAACGGTTTCCCGCCTCATCTCGCGTCCGCTTTATCTGACCTTGGCAGAAAACATGATTGCACAGCAAGAGGCCGCTACCGCTGCTTCCCGTCCGCCCACTTCCTCCGAAAAAATATCCTGA
- a CDS encoding histidine phosphatase family protein — MDLLLWRHAEAEEGEDDLKRRLTERGRKQARIMAKWIGEHQPRDLRIIASPAVRTQQTVAALKLPFETIRTIGPDAGVTDLISACGWPDASGAVLVVGHQPVLGRLAALLLAGQEAEWTIKKGALWWLSNRTRGGETQTVLRAVIPAELLE, encoded by the coding sequence ATGGACTTGCTATTGTGGCGACACGCCGAGGCGGAGGAAGGCGAAGATGATCTCAAGAGGCGCCTGACCGAGCGCGGCCGCAAGCAGGCGCGGATCATGGCGAAGTGGATAGGCGAACACCAGCCGAGGGATCTGCGCATCATCGCCAGTCCTGCGGTGCGAACGCAGCAGACGGTGGCGGCGTTGAAGCTGCCGTTCGAGACCATACGCACGATCGGCCCCGATGCCGGGGTTACCGACTTGATTTCGGCATGCGGCTGGCCGGACGCCAGTGGCGCCGTGCTTGTCGTGGGTCACCAGCCTGTTCTCGGGCGTTTGGCGGCACTTCTTCTTGCAGGTCAGGAAGCCGAATGGACGATCAAGAAGGGTGCTCTCTGGTGGTTGAGCAACCGCACCCGCGGTGGTGAAACACAGACAGTGCTGCGGGCGGTTATTCCCGCTGAACTGCTCGAATAG
- a CDS encoding thioesterase family protein, whose amino-acid sequence MTAANSLPRRSTQEQVRLEEVLRDMFEHRICFNEVIGFHVESFDPAAASLSFAMRPDLVGHYLHGRLHGGVISAALDTVGGFAATVGIGEKFSSETAVQVASRFGRLGTIDLRVDYLHQGNGTRFTATGRVTRLGGRIASVQMTLENETGLLIATGCGSYIIS is encoded by the coding sequence ATGACCGCTGCCAACTCCTTGCCCCGCCGATCCACGCAAGAACAGGTGCGCCTCGAAGAGGTTCTGCGCGACATGTTCGAGCACCGGATTTGTTTCAACGAAGTAATCGGCTTTCACGTCGAATCGTTCGACCCGGCCGCCGCTTCCCTTTCCTTCGCCATGCGTCCTGATCTGGTTGGCCACTACCTGCATGGCCGCCTGCATGGCGGAGTCATATCCGCGGCGCTCGATACGGTTGGCGGGTTTGCCGCAACCGTCGGAATCGGCGAGAAATTCTCGAGCGAAACGGCCGTTCAGGTCGCCAGTCGCTTCGGACGTCTCGGCACCATCGACCTGCGGGTCGATTACCTGCACCAAGGCAACGGCACCCGATTCACGGCCACCGGACGGGTCACCCGTCTCGGCGGCCGCATCGCTTCGGTGCAGATGACGCTGGAAAACGAAACCGGGCTGCTGATCGCAACCGGCTGCGGCTCCTATATCATAAGTTGA
- the lpdA gene encoding dihydrolipoyl dehydrogenase, which produces MSQLIEVKVPDIGDFSEVPVIDLFVKAGDAIKVDDAIATLESDKATMDVPSTVDGVVREVLIQVGSKVSEGVVLIKVEAGAAVTVNVENAPKTESTAAPAPVAASHAGGADLECEMLVLGAGPGGYSAAFRSADLGMKTIIVERYATLGGVCLNVGCIPSKALLHVAAVIEEAVHANDLGVTFAAPQVDIDKLRAHKDKVVGKLTGGLAGMAKGRKVDIVRGYGSFIDPRHIEVEETTGSSQEKTGVKKIIKFQKCIIAAGSAAMHLPFIPKDPRIVDSTGALELRFVPKKMLVIGGGIIGLEMATVYSTLGAKVDVVEMMDGLMQGPDRDAVKVWEKQNTSRFDKIMLKTKTVAVDAKEDGLWVKFEGEAAPNADAVRYDMILQAAGRTPNGNKIGAEKAGVMVTDRGFINVDAQMRTNVPHIFAIGDLVGQPMLAHKAVHEAHVAAEVAAGHKAAFDASVIPSVAYTHPEVAWVGVTEDQAKKEGREIEVAKFPWAASGRAIANGADYGFTKLIFDAETHRVIAGAIVGPNAGDMIGEVCLAIEMGCDAVDIGKTIHPHPTLGETIGMAAEVAHGTCTDVPPPRRK; this is translated from the coding sequence ATGAGTCAACTTATTGAAGTCAAAGTCCCCGACATCGGCGATTTCTCCGAAGTGCCGGTCATCGATCTGTTCGTCAAGGCCGGCGATGCGATCAAGGTGGACGACGCCATTGCCACACTGGAATCCGACAAGGCGACGATGGATGTGCCGTCGACGGTCGACGGCGTGGTCAGGGAGGTTTTGATCCAGGTAGGGTCCAAGGTCAGCGAAGGTGTAGTGCTGATCAAGGTGGAAGCTGGAGCGGCTGTCACGGTCAACGTGGAAAATGCACCAAAAACCGAGTCGACCGCAGCACCAGCGCCGGTTGCCGCCAGCCACGCCGGCGGTGCCGACCTCGAGTGCGAGATGCTCGTCCTCGGCGCCGGCCCCGGTGGCTATTCCGCCGCCTTCCGTTCAGCCGACCTCGGCATGAAGACGATCATCGTCGAGCGTTACGCGACGCTCGGCGGCGTTTGTCTGAACGTCGGCTGCATTCCGTCCAAGGCGCTGCTGCATGTCGCGGCAGTCATCGAGGAAGCCGTGCACGCCAACGATCTCGGCGTCACTTTTGCCGCACCGCAGGTCGATATCGACAAGCTGCGCGCCCACAAGGACAAGGTGGTCGGCAAGCTGACCGGCGGTCTGGCCGGCATGGCCAAGGGCCGCAAGGTCGACATCGTGCGCGGCTATGGTTCTTTCATCGACCCACGCCACATCGAAGTCGAAGAAACCACTGGCAGCAGCCAGGAAAAGACCGGCGTCAAGAAGATAATCAAGTTCCAGAAGTGCATCATTGCTGCCGGTTCGGCCGCCATGCACCTGCCCTTCATCCCGAAGGACCCGCGCATCGTCGATTCTACCGGCGCGCTGGAACTGCGCTTCGTACCGAAAAAAATGCTGGTCATCGGCGGTGGCATCATCGGCCTGGAAATGGCCACGGTCTATTCGACTCTGGGTGCCAAAGTGGACGTCGTCGAAATGATGGACGGCCTGATGCAAGGGCCGGACCGCGATGCGGTCAAGGTCTGGGAAAAGCAGAACACCAGCCGCTTCGACAAGATCATGCTGAAGACCAAAACGGTTGCCGTCGATGCCAAGGAAGATGGCCTGTGGGTCAAATTTGAAGGCGAAGCTGCGCCGAATGCCGACGCCGTGCGTTACGACATGATCCTGCAAGCCGCCGGCCGGACGCCGAACGGCAACAAGATCGGCGCCGAAAAAGCTGGCGTGATGGTCACCGACCGTGGTTTCATCAACGTCGATGCGCAGATGCGGACCAACGTGCCGCACATCTTTGCCATCGGCGACCTCGTCGGCCAGCCCATGCTGGCGCATAAGGCCGTCCATGAAGCGCACGTCGCCGCCGAAGTCGCCGCCGGTCACAAGGCGGCCTTCGATGCCAGCGTGATCCCGAGCGTCGCGTATACCCACCCCGAAGTGGCGTGGGTTGGCGTCACCGAAGATCAGGCTAAGAAGGAAGGGCGCGAGATCGAAGTCGCCAAATTTCCGTGGGCTGCTTCCGGCCGAGCCATCGCCAACGGTGCCGACTACGGCTTTACCAAGCTGATTTTCGATGCGGAAACGCATCGCGTGATCGCTGGCGCGATTGTCGGCCCCAATGCCGGTGACATGATCGGCGAAGTCTGTCTGGCCATCGAAATGGGCTGCGACGCGGTCGATATCGGCAAAACCATCCACCCGCATCCGACGCTGGGTGAAACGATCGGCATGGCGGCCGAAGTGGCGCACGGCACCTGTACGGATGTGCCGCCGCCGCGCAGGAAGTAG
- the aceF gene encoding dihydrolipoyllysine-residue acetyltransferase, with protein sequence MSQIIEVKVPDIGDFPEVPVIELFVKVGDSIAVDDAIVTLESDKATMDVPSTVAGVVKEVLVQLGSKVGEGSVLIKVETGAAVAATVAVNPENAPKTPSAAAVAAPVGGALVEVTVPDIGDFSDVPVIDLFVKVGDNIRVDDAIATLESDKATMDVPSTVSGVVKEVLIQLGSKVSEGAVLIKVETGAPAAAAQAAAAVPGAAAPVAAPVAAAPAALAPALPAGSKVHASPSVRAYARQLGVDLSKVSASGPKNRIVKEDLTKYVKGVMTGAISGPVASATGGVVGGGVLDLLPWPKVDFARFGEVEIKPLSRIKKISGQNLSRNWVMIPAVTYHEDADITDLEAFRVLLNKENEKTGNKLTMLAFLIKACVKAMQRYPEFNASLDGDNLVLKKYFNIGFAADTPNGLVVPVVKNADQKGVFEIARETGELARQARDGKLKPADMSGACFTISSVGGIGGTYFAPIVNAPEVAILGVNRSAMKPVWDGKQFVPRLTLPLSLTADHRVIDGALATRFNVYVAELLADMRRMIV encoded by the coding sequence ATGAGCCAGATCATTGAAGTCAAGGTTCCCGATATCGGCGATTTCCCGGAAGTCCCGGTCATCGAACTGTTTGTCAAGGTCGGCGACAGCATTGCGGTCGATGATGCGATCGTCACGCTGGAATCCGACAAGGCGACGATGGATGTGCCGTCCACTGTCGCCGGCGTGGTCAAGGAAGTCCTCGTCCAACTCGGTTCCAAGGTCGGCGAAGGCAGTGTGCTGATCAAGGTGGAAACGGGGGCTGCGGTTGCCGCCACTGTTGCGGTCAACCCGGAAAATGCGCCAAAAACACCGTCGGCTGCTGCGGTCGCTGCTCCGGTGGGCGGCGCGCTTGTTGAAGTCACGGTACCGGATATTGGCGACTTTTCCGACGTGCCGGTCATCGATCTGTTCGTCAAGGTTGGCGACAATATCAGGGTGGACGACGCCATTGCCACGCTGGAATCCGACAAGGCGACGATGGATGTGCCCTCCACCGTTTCCGGTGTCGTCAAGGAAGTCCTGATCCAGCTCGGCTCCAAGGTCAGCGAAGGTGCCGTGCTGATCAAGGTCGAAACAGGTGCCCCGGCGGCCGCAGCGCAAGCCGCCGCTGCAGTTCCCGGTGCAGCAGCGCCGGTCGCCGCACCTGTTGCAGCCGCTCCGGCTGCGCTGGCGCCGGCCCTGCCGGCCGGCAGCAAGGTCCATGCTTCGCCATCGGTCCGCGCCTATGCCCGCCAACTTGGGGTCGACCTCTCGAAGGTAAGCGCCAGCGGCCCGAAGAACCGCATCGTCAAGGAAGACCTGACCAAGTACGTCAAGGGCGTGATGACTGGTGCGATTTCCGGGCCGGTTGCCTCGGCGACTGGCGGCGTGGTCGGTGGCGGAGTCCTCGATCTGCTGCCGTGGCCAAAGGTCGATTTCGCCAGGTTCGGTGAGGTCGAAATCAAGCCGCTGTCACGGATCAAGAAGATTTCCGGCCAGAACCTGTCGCGCAACTGGGTGATGATCCCGGCCGTGACTTATCACGAAGATGCCGACATCACCGACCTCGAAGCTTTCCGCGTGTTGCTCAACAAGGAAAACGAGAAGACCGGCAACAAGCTGACCATGCTCGCCTTCCTGATCAAGGCCTGCGTCAAGGCGATGCAGCGTTATCCGGAATTCAACGCTTCGCTTGATGGCGACAATCTGGTGCTGAAAAAGTATTTCAACATCGGCTTCGCCGCCGACACGCCGAATGGCCTCGTCGTCCCGGTTGTCAAGAATGCCGACCAGAAGGGCGTTTTCGAGATTGCTCGGGAAACCGGCGAACTGGCCAGGCAAGCACGCGACGGCAAGCTCAAGCCTGCCGACATGTCCGGTGCCTGCTTCACGATTTCCAGTGTCGGCGGCATCGGCGGCACCTACTTCGCGCCGATCGTCAATGCGCCGGAAGTCGCCATCCTCGGGGTTAATCGTTCGGCGATGAAGCCGGTCTGGGACGGCAAGCAATTCGTGCCGCGCCTGACCCTGCCGCTATCGCTGACCGCCGACCACCGCGTCATCGACGGCGCGCTGGCCACCCGCTTCAATGTCTATGTCGCCGAACTGCTGGCCGACATGCGTCGCATGATCGTCTGA